Proteins encoded within one genomic window of Polypterus senegalus isolate Bchr_013 chromosome 6, ASM1683550v1, whole genome shotgun sequence:
- the b3galt1b gene encoding beta-1,3-galactosyltransferase 1, which translates to MPSKVSCLYVLTVVCWASALWYLSISRPSSSYVSQGPSTKSRVTKKNVTYSNIRTRPLNPHSFEFLINEPKKCETNPPFLVILISTTHKEFDARQSIRETWGDENNFNGIKIVTLFLLGKNIDAVLNQMVEQESQIFHDIVVEDFIDSYHNLTLKTLMGMRWVATFCSRAKYVMKTDSDVFVNMDNLIYKLLKPTTKPRRRYFTGYVINGGPIRDVRSKWYMPRDLYPDSKYPPFCSGTGYVFSADVAELIYKTSLHTRLLHLEDVYVGLCLRKLGIHPFQNSGFNHWKMAYSLCRYRRVITVHQISPEEMHRIWNDMSSKKHLRC; encoded by the coding sequence ATGCCTTCAAAGGTCTCGTGCTTATATGTTTTGACAGTTGTCTGCTGGGCCAGCGCTCTCTGGTACCTGAGTATCAGCCGGCCATCCTCTTCATATGTCAGCCAGGGCCCCAGCACTAAGAGCAGAGTCACCAAGAAAAACGTCACTTACAGCAACATCCGCACTCGACCATTGAATCCGCATTCCTTTGAATTTCTCATCAATGAGCCTAAAAAATGCGAAACCAATCCACCATTCCTGGTGATCCTGATCAGCACCACTCACAAGGAGTTTGATGCGCGGCAATCCATTCGTGAGACTTGGGGGGACGAGAACAACTTTAATGGAATTAAGATTGTCACTTTGTTTCTCCTGGGAAAAAACATTGATGCCGTCTTAAATCAAATGGTGGAACAAGAGAGCCAGATCTTCCACGACATTGTGGTGGAAGATTTCATTGACTCCTACCATAACCTCACCCTCAAAACACTTATGGGCATGAGATGGGTGGCCACTTTCTGCTCGAGGGCTAAATACGTCATGAAGACGGACAGTGACGTTTTTGTAAATATGGACAATCTCATCTACAAACTTCTAAAGCCAACAACCAAGCCAAGGAGACGGTACTTCACTGGCTATGTCATCAATGGCGGACCTATTAGGGATGTACGTAGCAAATGGTACATGCCCAGAGATTTGTACCCTGACAGTAAGTACCCGCCTTTCTGTTCAGGTACTGGATACGTGTTTTCAGCGGACGTCGCTGAGCTCATTTACAAAACTTCGCTTCACACGAGGCTTCTACACCTCGAGGATGTCTACGTTGGCTTATGCCTGCGAAAGCTGGGCATCCACCCATTCCAAAACAGTGGCTTTAACCACTGGAAAATGGCTTACAGTCTCTGCAGATATCGAAGGGTGATTACAGTGCATCAGATATCGCCGGAGGAAATGCACAGGATCTGGAATGACATGTCAAGCAAGAAGCATCTGCGATGTTAG